CCGGGGATGAGCCTTTCCTCGTCGCGCCCCGCTTTCCACATGCCTTTCACCGCGCGCACCAACCCCCACCTGGAGGGGACCCGGGAGCACGTGCGGCACTGGGCGGAGCAGATGGGGATGTTCGACGAGCCCTACGCCACCACGTGGCCGGACCAGTGGAGCAGGCGGAAGTTCGACGAGGCCGACTTCGCGCTGTGGACCGCGATGACGCACCCGGACGCGGAGCCGGGCGAGCTGGACCTGGTCACCGACTGGCACGTGGCGCTGTGGTTCGTCGACGACCTGTTCCTGCCGCTGTTCCGGCAGGACAACGACCGCGCGGCGGCGCGCGCCCAGGTCAAGCGCCTGCTGGAGTTCCTCCCCCTCGACGGCCTGCCCCGCCCGCACCTGGTGCCCGGCAACCCGGTCGAGCGGGCGTTCGCCCACCTGTGGCCCAGGACCGCACCGCCCATGACACCCGCCTGGCGACGCCGTTTCGTGCAGGACATCGACCGCTTCCTGCACGGGGTCCTGTGGGAGATCGACCACGTCGACCTGGGCGTGAGCGACCCGGTCGAATACGTCTACGCCCGCCGGGAATTCGGCGGTCTGCCCATGACCGGCACCCTCATGGAGCACGGCCTGGGCGAGATCCCCGGGAACGTCCACCGGATGCGGCCGCTGCAAAGCGCCCTGCGCGCCTTCGCCGACATCATCAGCCTGCACAACGACATCGTTTCCTACGACCGGGAGGTCGCCGAGGGCACGATCGCCAACAACGGGGTCGAGGTGCTGCGCATCGCCCTCGGTTGCGACCTGGCCGACGCCTCCCGGCTGATGAACCAGCTGCTCACCGCGCGCGTCCGCACCCTGGACGAGGTGGTCGGCCCGGACCTCGAACGCGCGCTGCGCGACGACGACGTCCCCGAGCCCGTGCCGACCCGGCTCGCCGGCTACCTCCAGGCCCTCAAGGACGCGACCGCCGGCTCCTACGCCTGGCACGAGGCGACCGGCCGCTTCGGCCGGCGCCTCTCCGTCCCGCACGGCCCCACCGGCCTCGGCACCTCGGCCGCGCGACTGAGCTTGACGCTGTGACACCGGGGGTTGACCGACCGGGGAAGCAGCCCGCGGAGCAGGTCCGGGTGGCGACGCGCGCCGCCACCCGGTCCCCCGTCAGGCGGTCAGCAGCGTCAACCCGTAGGTCGACAGGATCTCGTTGATCGGCTGGAACCAGGTCCGACCGCCGGACGAGCAGTTGCCGTACCCGCCGGAGGTGACGCCCTGGGCCTGGTCACCGGTGATGAACGAGCCGCCCGAGTCGCCGCCCTCCGCGCACACGCTCGTGCCGGCCATCTGGTGCACGTCGCCCTGCGCGTAGTGGATGGTCTCGTTGCGGCTCTGGATCACGCCGCAGTGCCACCTGGTGGTCGAGCCCGACCGGCAGACCGACGTGCCGACCGGCGCCTCCCACGAACCGCGCACCAGCGCGTCGCTCACCGTGCCCCAGCCGAGCACCACGGGCACGTTCCACCAGCCGCCGCCGGTGCGCACCCACGCGTAGTCGTTGCCCGGGAAGGAGGACCCGGCGAACTGGCCCTGCCACGAGCGGTCCCAGCCGTAGACCTGGGCGCCGGCCTGGCCGCAGTGCCCGGCGGTGACGTAGCCGCCGTGCACGGAGAAGCCGATCGAGCAGCGGACGTTGCCGGTGTAGTACGGGTCGCCGCCGACGGTGCCCGCGGCGAACGGCACGGGCGCGGTCACGCCCTCGGTGTCCACCTCGACCGGCCCGAGTCGGCGGGCGCGGTCCAGGAACGCCTCCACCGCCGGGGTGCGCCTGCCCTCCTGGACCTTGACCACCACCGCGCCGCGCTCGGCGTCGGGGTGCCAACTGGTCACCTCGGCGGGCACCTGCCCGGCCCCGGACAGCGCGTCCACGCGGTCCTTGACCCGGTCCAGCTCGGCCGCCGTCCGCTTGACCAGGCGCGGTTCGGCGCCGGTCGCGCGGACCCGGTCGGCTGCCTCGTCGTCGGTCACGCCGACCACGAGCACGCCCTCCTCCTGGTCGAACCAGCTGCCGCCGAACGAGGCACCGGCCGCGGCGCGGGCCGAGGGCTCCTGGCGGGTCGCGGTGGCCTCCTGGCGCAGCCTGGTCAGGACCTGCTGCTCGGTCAGCCCGAACGCGTCCCGCATGGAGGCCACCAGGCCGGGTGAGAGGGGCGCCGCCTGGGCGGGCTGGGCCACCGCCAGGCCGCTCACCACGAGGGCGGCGGCCAGGCCGATCTTCGTCATCGATGTCATCGTTGTCATCCGCACGCAGCACTCCTTGTCCGCAGGGGGTGCGCGGCCGGCGCCGGGCCGGTCGCACACCGGGCAAGTTGTTCTGAGAGCGCTCTCATGGAGAACTGGTTCAGACCATGCCGATTTTTCGGCGCGCCGTCAAGCGGGGGGGCGGCGGTTGCCCGTGCCGGGCAGGTCGCGCCGCGTGGGCGGCGCGCCGTCGAGCGGGGGACGACGACTTCGCGGGCGCGGTGATCGGGCGGGGCCCGCCGTCGGGGGGTGTGCGGCCGGCCCCGCCCTCACCTCGGGGCGCCGGGGCGGTGGCGGGCCGGGGCGTCGCGCCGCCGGTCCCGGGCCACGCCCCGGCCCCGCGGCTCAGTGCTCGCGGATCGCGATGTCCCGGACGCCGTTCCAGCACCACCCGGCGCTGACCGAGGCCCAGTTGCGCGGCGGCGACAGGACGATGCCGCTGGTGGCCGTCGACCCGCCCACGCACGTGACCGTGATCGACCAGGCCACGTTGCCGGGCCACGAGACGTTGAAGCAGGACGCGTCACCGTGGTAGAAGCCCACGCTGGTGCTCGTGCTCAGGGTGCAGTACATGCCGGTCTTCGGCGTGGGCGAGACCACCGACCCGGGCGGCGCCGCGTTCGCCACCGCGCCCGCGCCCGCCACGGCCCCGACCGCCAGCGCCCCCGCGACCGCCGCCTTCCCCGCCCTGCGGAGCAATCCGTTCATCGTGCCCTCCCTCGTGGCGCGGCCCCTCGCCGCGCCAGGGAATCCTGCGACCCCCCGTCACGCCGCGACAGGACCACAAAGCCCCGGTTCGCGCCGAACCAGTCCACTTCGGACCACTACGGGGGTCGAACCCGGGGAGTAGTGGCCCTCGGCGCGGCGCCGTCCGACTGGTGTCCTCGACGTCCCGGGGCAGCTCGCGCCGGGACGTCCTTCAGGAGGAACCCATGCGCATGTCCCGTCTCGCGCGGCTGGCCGTCGGCCTCGCAGTCGCCGCCGCCGCGCTCGTCGTACCCGCGACCTCGGCCCAGGCGGCGCCGATGACGTGCTCGGCGTGGAGCTCGATCGACGGCATGTGGATGCCGTGGGTGCAGGCCATCGCGTGCCTGGAGTACAGCGGCACGTCCAAGCGCGCCCAGTACTGGGTGACCAACAACCAGTCCTTCGGCGCGGTCACCCTCAACAAGCTGGAGGTCGCCACCACCGCCGGGGGCTGGCCGACCCAGTGCCTGAACGCGCCCATGGCCCTCCAGCCGGGCAGCACCCTGCACTGCGAGTCGCCGTGGGTGACCGACACCAACGCGTGGGCCGACTGGGCCTACGGCGACCTGAACTTCGTCAACACCTCGACCCCGTACGCCGACTGGAGCACGAAGCTCTCGCCCGCCCTCTGAAACCGCCCTCCGAACCGCGCCCCGCCCGCAGTGGTCCTGCGCAGGCCGCGTCGCAGTGGACCTGCCGCCACCGGTGGGCGGGCGCGAGGCTCGACCGACCCACCGCACCCGAGAGGACGAGCGATGAGCGAGAACGACCTGCCCCCGCGCGACGCACCCGGCCGGTTCGTCGACCGCCGCCGGTTCCTGTACCTGACCGGCGCCGGCGGCCTGGTGCTGGCGGTCGTCCCGTCGGGCGGCCCACCCGGCGAGGAGCGGGACCTCGCCCTGACCGCCAACGCGACCCGGACGCTGCACCTGCGCCGCCGCGAGGACTCGCTCAACCTGCGCGTGGACCTGTTCAACGCCGACCTGGTGCAGACCGGCGGCGGCGCGGAGCTGCGCAAGGTGACCACCGGCAGCGCGTACCTGGTGGTCCACTTCCCGCCGCAGGCCGTGCTGGAGCGGGTGCTGACCGACCCGCTGCGGCTGGCCGACCTGCCGCTGCCCACCCGGGTCGCGGGCCCCAGCCGGCTGGCGTTCGACATCACCGCCGCGCTGCCGATGGCCGCCACGCTCGACGCGCTGCTGGGGTGGACCGGTTTCACCCCGCGCCTGGCGCCGACCGCGACCAGCACCCAGACCGCCTCGGCGCTGGTGGCGCCGACCGACACGCAGACGGCGCTGGAGCTGCCGTGGCGGGTGCTGCTCTCGCCGAACGAGAACGGGGCCTGGGAGCACGCCGTCGCGCCGGTCACCGACAACGGGTGGACCGAGCTGTGGCACACCCGCCTGGGCGTGCGGACCGGGGACGGCGGTGTCGACGACCAGGCCGAGGGCCGCTCGGTGCGGGCGGTCTGGCTCGCCGACCCGCAGATGGCCACCTGGGTGCAGAACCCGGCGTCCGTGCCGAGCACCGACGACATCGCCCACCTGCTGACGCCCCGGCAGCGGTTCGCGGTGGTCCGGCTGTCGGCCGACCCGACGCTGCGCACCGGGCTGGACCCGGCGCTGCCCAAGCCGATCGACGTGGCCGAGCTGACCCTGAGCAGCCTGGGCGCCACCGCCGACCTCGACGGCCGGTGGACCTACCCGGTCAACTCCGCGCTCCAGCTCAAGTCCTGGCAGCACCGCGCCGGCCTCGGGCGCGACCAGTCCGTGCGCGTCACGACCGGCGGCTTCCTGTTCCCCTACGGCCACCGCGCCGCGCTGGTCGAGGTCGCCGAGCGCCGGTTCGAGCGCCGCCCCAACCCCGACGGCAGCCCCGGCCCCTGGTACGCCCCCCTGCGCCGCACCCAGTTCGTCGTGGTGCAGCAGCCGGTGCGCACCTACGCCGGCGACACCGCGATGCCGCACGGCCAGCGCAAGCTGCCCTTCACCTCGGTCCGCGTGCTCACCCGCATCACACCGCCGCTGGCGGCGCCGGTGGAGTTCGGCGGCACCGCCCAGGCGGCCAACGCCTTCGTGCCCAAGGCCGCGGCCGCGTCGGACGTGCCGTTCACCTTCCACCTGCGCGGCACCGACCACGACGGGCACGAGGTCGACTTCACCGCCCCGGTGGTGTTCGTCTACGAGACCGCGGCCGCCACGGCCGCGAAGATGCAGGCGATCCACGACGTCTACAACACCAACCCCGGTGGCGACGCGGTCGCCGCGCGCACCATCGACCTGGACAACGTCAAGATCGCCCTGGCCCAGCGCGGCAGCGCGTACCCGGTGGGCAGCACCACGGCCAACGCCCACCGGCTCGTGTTCAACTCCGAACCGGCCACGGGCTCCACCGCACCGCTGCTCGCCGCCGGCCGGGCGCCGTTCTACCCGTACCTGGAGCGGGTCGTGCTGGAGCTGCCCGAGGTCGCCGCGCTCAGCGGCGGCGCGGTGGCCCCGACGGCGTTCGAGTACGCCGCGCCCTACCTGACCGACGGCATCCACGCGCCGGGCAAGCACACCGGCGGGGTCTACCTGACCCTGCACCCGGCCGGCGCGCAGCCCGCCCTGGACTTCTCCCCCGCCGCCACCGGCGTGGTCACGCCCAGCGGCGGCATCCGGGGCCTGTCGGCCAAGACCGGGCCGATCACCGCCGACCCGATCGACGTGGCCAAGGAGCTCTACAACCCGGAGAAGATGTTCGGCGACCCCGAGAAGGCCAAGCTGCTCGGGGGCCTGCCGATCAAGGACCTGCTGCCCGTGCCGGGCTCCGGGGTGTCCAACCCGGACCAGGCGTGGAAGGTGAACCACCGCCCGCTGCCCGAGATCGACGCCAACGAGTGGACCCTGGTCTGGACGCCGAAGGTCGAGGCGGGCCCGAAGCAGGCGACGCTGTTCGAGCCGCTGCCGCCGCCGGCGGGTGCCCCGCCGATCCAGCACCTGACCGTGATCATCGTCTACACCCACTCGTCGCGGGCCGGCGTGGAGTCCACCCAGCGCATGCACGGCGAGCTGCGGGACTTCGCGCTGCACCTGTTCGGCAAGGAGGGCGCCGGCCGGGCGGTGACGATCCAGTTCGACAACCTGCGCTACACCTCGGCCAGCGGCGCCAAGACGAGCATCGACTGCCGGGTGCGCGACGTCAGCTTCCACGGCGCGCTGAAGTTCGTCGAGGAACTGGCCGAGCTGTGCTCGTTCCTCGGCTCCAAGCTGGAGATCACCGCCGGCAGCAACGGGGTCCGGGCGGGGCTGCGGTTCGCCGTGCCCGCGATCCCGCTGGGCGTGTTCGCGCTGAGCGACCTGACGCTGCGCGCGTCCGTGGCGATCCCGTTCGACGGCAGCGCGGTGCGCGTCGAGTTCGACCTCAACACCCGCGAGAAGCCGTTCAACCTGCGCGTCTACTGGTTCACCGGCGGCGGCTACGCGAGCATCGCGCTGGGCGCCGACGGCCTGGAGCGGCTGGAGATCGGCTTCACCTTCGGCGCCACCCTGCCGCTGGACGTCGGCATCGCCAGCGGCAAGGTCGAGGCCGTCGGCGGCGTGTGCTACCTGCTGGAGAAGGTCCGGGTCGTGGAGAACGGCGCGGAGGTGGTGCGGCAGCAGGTGGGCCTGACCGCGTTCCTGCGGCTGCGCGGCAGCCTGGACTTCTTCGGCCTGGTCAAGATCTCGGTCGAGTTCTACCTCGGCCTGACCTACC
This portion of the Saccharothrix syringae genome encodes:
- a CDS encoding terpene synthase family protein, whose amino-acid sequence is MPFTARTNPHLEGTREHVRHWAEQMGMFDEPYATTWPDQWSRRKFDEADFALWTAMTHPDAEPGELDLVTDWHVALWFVDDLFLPLFRQDNDRAAARAQVKRLLEFLPLDGLPRPHLVPGNPVERAFAHLWPRTAPPMTPAWRRRFVQDIDRFLHGVLWEIDHVDLGVSDPVEYVYARREFGGLPMTGTLMEHGLGEIPGNVHRMRPLQSALRAFADIISLHNDIVSYDREVAEGTIANNGVEVLRIALGCDLADASRLMNQLLTARVRTLDEVVGPDLERALRDDDVPEPVPTRLAGYLQALKDATAGSYAWHEATGRFGRRLSVPHGPTGLGTSAARLSLTL
- a CDS encoding S1 family peptidase, which translates into the protein MTKIGLAAALVVSGLAVAQPAQAAPLSPGLVASMRDAFGLTEQQVLTRLRQEATATRQEPSARAAAGASFGGSWFDQEEGVLVVGVTDDEAADRVRATGAEPRLVKRTAAELDRVKDRVDALSGAGQVPAEVTSWHPDAERGAVVVKVQEGRRTPAVEAFLDRARRLGPVEVDTEGVTAPVPFAAGTVGGDPYYTGNVRCSIGFSVHGGYVTAGHCGQAGAQVYGWDRSWQGQFAGSSFPGNDYAWVRTGGGWWNVPVVLGWGTVSDALVRGSWEAPVGTSVCRSGSTTRWHCGVIQSRNETIHYAQGDVHQMAGTSVCAEGGDSGGSFITGDQAQGVTSGGYGNCSSGGRTWFQPINEILSTYGLTLLTA